In a single window of the Pseudobacteriovorax antillogorgiicola genome:
- a CDS encoding response regulator — MDSEHLRPKMLLLEPDFLWRRTMARFAEKHGFRVQLVTSFSELKKRWHKFEPDVLVTSNDVRHHKTASEMTYLFGRTPTLIIYGASQRRKSLPKDPYTEGIARNQGAISICEKAKNMIKEL, encoded by the coding sequence ATGGATAGCGAACATCTGCGTCCCAAAATGTTATTACTGGAACCAGATTTTCTCTGGCGCAGGACTATGGCGCGCTTTGCCGAAAAACATGGCTTTCGTGTGCAACTTGTCACTTCATTTTCAGAGCTGAAAAAGCGCTGGCATAAGTTTGAACCAGATGTGCTTGTCACCAGCAATGATGTACGTCACCACAAAACCGCTTCTGAGATGACCTATCTTTTTGGCAGAACGCCAACACTGATTATATACGGCGCTTCCCAGCGCCGAAAAAGTTTACCAAAAGATCCCTACACAGAGGGCATTGCCAGAAATCAAGGGGCGATAAGTATCTGTGAAAAAGCAAAAAACATGATAAAAGAACTCTGA
- a CDS encoding ATP-binding protein, with product MKPIGKPERVLTTGYMATLVVIALLTGVSTLFQVRYISVEENAADAVANIAQQQIRVQEMALVVNRLSNTILDSYTDEDRQRLLHLADVLEEKHQHLMKKFEADSVFLWDITDSTLLSQGDVETYTRLEVLIGKYLQNTRYIANAGDRVTDLDELLIEIESLSRSILTSFETILGTYASEREEKVRSYLDFQIMGFFFVVGVLLLVGMFVFRPIANHIRQFRLDLEKSQREAERASNIKTDFLTNISHEIRTPLSGILGFTDILLSDSDCTGERRDHVFSIKRSAKHLKTLIDDLLDLSKVESGKIEINLEEVNLMRVLHEVVSIVEVKMKDKGLDFRTQFQSEIPEHVISDGIRVTQVLVNILGNAAKFTDEGRVLLQVSAAQKDNTATQLRFTIVDTGCGIPPDKTKKLFKRFSQVHSSLVQKTEGTGLGLALSKHLAKLLKGDLVLVNSRPGMGSTFQFTVPCEVPVGTKTVSEFSPMEDDPDDVVEAETFQGFLEGVKVLLVEDGHDNQRIYNYFLKLSGATVISCWDGEAGLEQATNNSDIDIILMDIQLPKIDGYTATNELRVRGIKTPIIALTAHAMREEKERCLRSGFSAYVSKPVSIPSLMRTIRSTLRKKTPMKKETQSPVIRSKYHDREVYRPMIIEFIDTLSCRVEELQSAYDGEDWLQLQKLAHKLKGAGSTYGFTDISRLTETIESRSKEMGDSSENSEERSILGNVLKQLSQVCEQVKQGGEDLKENSSKA from the coding sequence ATGAAGCCGATTGGTAAGCCAGAGCGCGTTTTAACAACAGGCTATATGGCGACTCTGGTGGTGATTGCTCTCCTAACGGGTGTTTCAACACTTTTCCAGGTTCGATACATTTCAGTTGAAGAGAATGCTGCCGATGCAGTCGCTAACATTGCCCAGCAGCAGATTCGAGTCCAAGAGATGGCTCTTGTGGTGAATCGCCTGTCTAACACAATTCTCGATAGCTACACAGACGAGGATCGGCAAAGGCTCCTGCATCTGGCTGATGTGTTGGAGGAAAAGCACCAGCATTTGATGAAAAAGTTTGAAGCAGACTCAGTCTTTCTTTGGGATATCACAGACTCAACTTTATTGAGTCAAGGTGATGTCGAAACCTATACGAGGCTTGAGGTGCTCATTGGCAAGTACTTACAGAACACGAGGTATATCGCTAATGCTGGGGATCGGGTTACAGATCTCGATGAACTATTGATAGAAATCGAATCTCTGAGTCGATCGATCCTGACTAGCTTTGAAACTATCTTAGGAACTTATGCTTCAGAACGAGAAGAGAAGGTTCGCTCCTACTTAGACTTTCAGATCATGGGGTTTTTCTTTGTGGTGGGAGTGCTACTTCTTGTCGGCATGTTTGTTTTTCGACCCATAGCCAATCATATTCGGCAGTTTCGTCTCGATCTTGAAAAATCCCAACGGGAAGCCGAGCGGGCGAGCAATATCAAGACTGATTTTCTCACTAATATCAGTCATGAGATACGAACACCTCTGAGCGGTATCCTTGGTTTTACCGATATCTTATTGAGTGACTCGGATTGTACCGGCGAGCGCCGCGATCATGTGTTTTCTATCAAAAGAAGTGCCAAGCATCTGAAGACTTTGATTGACGATTTGCTCGATCTATCGAAGGTTGAATCGGGCAAGATCGAGATAAACCTTGAAGAAGTGAATCTAATGAGGGTCCTCCACGAGGTTGTCTCCATCGTTGAAGTAAAGATGAAAGACAAGGGCTTAGACTTTCGAACTCAGTTCCAGTCAGAGATTCCTGAGCATGTGATCAGCGATGGCATTCGTGTCACTCAAGTACTTGTTAATATCCTTGGTAATGCCGCAAAATTTACTGATGAAGGCCGGGTTTTATTGCAAGTTTCAGCGGCTCAAAAGGACAACACCGCGACGCAACTAAGGTTTACCATCGTCGATACGGGCTGTGGAATTCCACCTGATAAAACCAAAAAGCTCTTTAAGCGATTTTCTCAGGTTCATAGCTCCTTGGTTCAGAAAACTGAAGGTACTGGTCTTGGTCTTGCTTTATCGAAGCATCTGGCCAAATTACTCAAAGGTGACCTCGTACTAGTCAATAGTCGCCCTGGGATGGGCAGTACCTTCCAGTTTACCGTGCCATGCGAAGTGCCAGTGGGAACCAAAACGGTATCTGAGTTTTCTCCTATGGAGGATGACCCCGATGATGTTGTGGAAGCTGAGACATTCCAAGGTTTCTTGGAGGGGGTTAAGGTTCTCCTTGTAGAAGACGGTCACGATAATCAAAGGATCTACAATTACTTCCTTAAGCTTTCTGGAGCGACAGTCATTTCCTGCTGGGATGGCGAGGCCGGTTTGGAACAAGCTACAAATAACAGCGATATCGACATTATTTTGATGGATATTCAATTACCGAAGATTGACGGCTACACTGCGACAAATGAACTGCGGGTTCGAGGAATCAAGACCCCTATTATTGCTCTGACAGCACACGCCATGCGAGAAGAAAAAGAGCGTTGTCTTCGCTCTGGGTTTAGTGCCTATGTTTCAAAGCCTGTTTCCATTCCATCGCTGATGCGAACGATTCGATCGACGCTTAGGAAAAAAACACCAATGAAAAAAGAGACTCAATCACCAGTGATCCGATCGAAGTACCACGATCGAGAGGTCTATCGCCCGATGATCATCGAGTTTATAGATACTCTATCCTGCCGGGTTGAAGAGCTACAATCGGCTTATGATGGTGAAGATTGGCTGCAGCTTCAAAAACTTGCCCATAAATTGAAAGGAGCTGGTAGCACATATGGCTTTACTGATATCAGCAGACTTACTGAAACCATTGAATCGCGATCGAAGGAGATGGGCGATAGCAGCGAGAATTCCGAGGAACGGTCTATCCTCGGTAATGTGCTCAAACAGCTAAGCCAAGTTTGTGAACAGGTGAAGCAGGGTGGTGAAGATCTGAAGGAAAACTCCTCGAAAGCCTGA
- a CDS encoding sigma-54-dependent transcriptional regulator, with translation MSQYEGRLLIVDDDVNTCKFWQAALGEEGFRVDFCHTLSDMKDVTKRYFVDAILLDLDLGEESGLDGLPFLVSESPFSRIFILTANASLDSAVDAFRSGVFDYITKDTNPEDIAQKVRDSLSKSSVESHVAKEEVTKIGLIGQGQRFSELCTTIDQVKDVDSTVLILGESGTGKEIVARALHRLSSRKQMRFEAINCAAIPESLLESELFGHKKGAFTDASSDRKGIFELCNKGTLLLDEIGDMPLSLQTKLLRVLQEKEVVPVGSSKPIKIDTRVIAATHRDLLEEIQSGRFREDLYYRLSVVPVNIPPLRHRKDDIGVLLEHFLKELNKRFNKEVLPPSTDVLRRIMSYDWPGNVRELKNAVERAVVLSPDGKIHVEHLFRHLHKVDFDEEAEGNSSGGEGVTLGGEIFDMALTDAKQAFEKQYLERLLSKTGGNIAELARRCGRYRADIYRLFEKYDIDHQSYRQDGGKAET, from the coding sequence ATGAGCCAGTACGAGGGACGGCTATTAATCGTCGATGACGATGTGAATACGTGTAAATTTTGGCAGGCTGCACTGGGTGAAGAGGGTTTCCGCGTCGACTTTTGTCACACTCTAAGTGATATGAAGGACGTCACAAAGAGATACTTTGTTGATGCTATACTGCTCGACTTGGACTTAGGGGAAGAAAGCGGTTTGGATGGTTTACCATTCCTAGTTTCAGAGTCTCCGTTTTCTCGGATCTTTATTCTCACTGCAAATGCCTCCCTTGATTCAGCGGTCGATGCTTTCCGGAGTGGGGTTTTCGACTATATTACGAAAGACACCAATCCCGAAGACATTGCCCAGAAGGTTCGCGATAGCCTATCAAAATCTTCAGTAGAATCCCATGTCGCCAAGGAAGAGGTTACCAAGATTGGGTTAATAGGTCAGGGGCAAAGGTTTTCAGAGCTGTGCACCACCATTGATCAAGTCAAGGATGTCGACTCAACGGTTTTGATTTTGGGAGAGTCGGGAACTGGTAAAGAGATCGTTGCACGAGCCTTGCATCGGCTGTCTTCCCGCAAGCAGATGCGCTTTGAGGCCATTAACTGCGCGGCGATTCCTGAGAGCCTCTTGGAGTCTGAACTATTCGGCCACAAGAAAGGTGCCTTTACCGATGCAAGTAGCGATCGGAAGGGCATTTTCGAGCTTTGCAACAAGGGCACACTCCTTCTCGATGAAATTGGCGACATGCCCTTGAGCTTGCAGACTAAGTTGCTTCGAGTACTCCAAGAAAAGGAAGTGGTTCCTGTAGGCTCATCCAAGCCCATAAAAATAGATACCCGAGTGATAGCGGCGACTCACCGCGATCTCCTGGAAGAGATCCAATCGGGTCGCTTTCGCGAAGACTTGTACTATCGTCTCTCAGTAGTACCAGTAAATATTCCGCCTTTGAGACATCGTAAAGATGACATTGGTGTATTACTGGAACACTTCTTGAAGGAGCTTAATAAGCGCTTTAACAAAGAGGTGCTACCACCAAGTACAGATGTGCTACGTCGGATCATGTCTTACGACTGGCCCGGAAATGTTAGAGAGCTTAAGAACGCCGTTGAGCGAGCCGTGGTGCTCTCTCCCGATGGAAAGATCCATGTGGAGCACCTGTTCCGCCACCTTCACAAAGTTGACTTTGACGAAGAGGCCGAGGGGAATTCCTCGGGGGGCGAAGGGGTCACTCTGGGGGGCGAGATTTTCGATATGGCCCTGACAGATGCAAAACAGGCCTTTGAGAAACAGTATTTGGAAAGGCTCTTAAGCAAGACAGGCGGAAACATTGCAGAACTGGCCCGCCGTTGCGGTCGATATAGAGCAGATATCTATAGACTTTTTGAAAAGTACGACATCGATCACCAGTCCTATCGGCAAGATGGAGGAAAGGCTGAAACTTAG
- a CDS encoding prepilin-type N-terminal cleavage/methylation domain-containing protein — protein sequence MKKRIGSNSGFSLIEMMISVAILSVIIMGAGKFIPRILSSSSTLEAYSNSRDEILQWMTVVRKNLYTTAFDPESPSDDPKLERWEIQDEFENFTIGTTMNVFDRNDSKQRIFSIGTRCIGAPDTLQTFLPVMNQDYLDQHVVDVPECRNLLSLVDCGVGQRTEAVIDIEGVGRRTFPRTRGQRLSRHAVAGAACLVYDNNTRFHKVYIWAAIISQKNRKHEDKTKRVRWIKRQMLLPPSNTGNVQYLKPDLEPKS from the coding sequence ATGAAGAAGCGTATAGGTTCAAATTCGGGCTTTTCTCTCATTGAGATGATGATTAGCGTTGCCATACTTTCAGTTATCATTATGGGAGCAGGCAAGTTTATTCCTCGCATCCTAAGTTCATCCTCGACGCTAGAAGCCTACTCCAATTCCCGTGATGAAATTCTACAATGGATGACAGTTGTCCGCAAAAATCTATATACCACCGCGTTCGACCCAGAATCTCCATCTGATGACCCCAAACTAGAGCGTTGGGAAATTCAGGACGAGTTTGAGAATTTCACGATCGGCACTACCATGAACGTATTCGATCGCAACGACAGTAAACAGAGAATCTTTAGCATCGGCACAAGGTGTATAGGCGCACCAGATACGCTACAGACATTCTTACCTGTAATGAATCAGGATTACCTGGATCAGCATGTTGTTGACGTCCCCGAGTGTCGGAACCTTTTGTCCTTGGTTGACTGTGGTGTTGGTCAAAGAACCGAAGCAGTCATCGATATTGAAGGAGTGGGGCGCCGCACGTTTCCCAGGACTCGTGGTCAGCGACTTTCTCGGCATGCAGTCGCAGGAGCTGCCTGCCTTGTCTATGACAACAACACAAGGTTTCACAAAGTCTACATTTGGGCAGCTATCATCAGTCAGAAAAATCGCAAGCACGAAGATAAGACAAAACGAGTCCGTTGGATCAAACGCCAGATGCTTTTACCCCCCAGCAACACGGGTAACGTTCAGTATCTAAAGCCAGACCTAGAACCAAAGTCTTGA